From a single Lentisphaera profundi genomic region:
- a CDS encoding GDSL-type esterase/lipase family protein, with the protein MNKRLMTAMMLSFSIVTAFAAESIELSAGKELGAIWFIGDSITQSNADGDAKGSPRKSLYDLLNAKGYSFSYTGHHTRNVDGLPMSGNSPLDNLYHYHTGISGYLITKGSIQKRKRPLRGIGSGLSQYWKSGRLTLVKPDIILIMIGTNDIGHAYELAGAPARLATLLDDIYALPGAGKPTIFLASIPPNRRNEADRSRVVLFNESIPGIVDSYRTKGKKIFYVDQFTPIDKAYKKNMRGDNLHPNASGNDTMAAQWFNAIEASLKPESALFPGKRSDFRGYDRYDNVKTAKGDFSIVCPKNAAPGKPWLWRSLYWDAIKQFSNADLQLVDQGYHVVLAHGDVSGHPRGNANIDGAYDLLTQEYGFSKKCSMASMSRGTLSLFRWATENPQKVESIYVDNGVCNVLSWPAGKSVPGNKSSSSGNRKSWTLFKQAFGYATDAEALKTKESPIDLLEPLAKAGVPILMVCGSKDSAVPYEENDAIMEQRYKALGGSIEVIVENKGHSHGMKDPTPVLEFIKKNTK; encoded by the coding sequence ATGAACAAACGATTGATGACAGCCATGATGCTTTCTTTCAGTATTGTCACTGCCTTTGCGGCTGAGAGCATTGAGCTTTCGGCTGGAAAAGAGCTCGGTGCGATCTGGTTCATTGGCGATTCGATCACCCAGAGCAACGCCGACGGCGATGCCAAGGGCTCGCCACGTAAATCGCTTTACGACCTGCTGAACGCGAAGGGCTATTCGTTCAGTTATACCGGGCATCACACCAGGAATGTCGATGGTCTTCCCATGTCTGGAAACTCTCCGCTAGACAATCTCTATCACTATCACACGGGGATATCGGGCTATCTAATCACCAAGGGAAGCATCCAAAAACGGAAACGCCCATTAAGGGGAATTGGCTCGGGGCTTTCGCAATATTGGAAAAGCGGCCGTCTGACCTTGGTAAAGCCGGATATAATTTTGATTATGATCGGAACCAACGATATCGGGCATGCTTATGAGCTCGCCGGCGCTCCGGCGCGTTTAGCGACCTTGCTGGACGATATCTACGCATTGCCCGGTGCAGGCAAGCCGACCATCTTTTTGGCGTCAATTCCGCCGAATCGCCGCAATGAAGCCGATCGAAGCAGGGTGGTCCTCTTTAATGAATCCATTCCCGGGATCGTCGACTCCTATCGAACGAAAGGAAAGAAGATCTTCTATGTGGATCAGTTTACGCCCATTGATAAGGCCTATAAAAAAAATATGCGTGGCGATAATCTCCACCCCAACGCAAGCGGCAACGACACGATGGCAGCGCAGTGGTTCAATGCCATTGAAGCATCACTCAAGCCAGAGTCAGCTCTGTTTCCTGGCAAGAGAAGCGATTTTCGTGGCTATGATCGCTACGATAATGTGAAGACCGCAAAGGGGGATTTTTCGATCGTTTGTCCAAAGAATGCTGCCCCCGGGAAACCTTGGCTATGGCGCAGCCTCTATTGGGATGCCATTAAGCAATTTAGCAATGCTGATCTTCAATTGGTCGATCAGGGCTATCACGTCGTGCTCGCTCACGGTGATGTTTCCGGACATCCCCGTGGTAATGCCAATATTGATGGTGCCTACGACTTGCTGACACAAGAGTATGGGTTCTCGAAGAAATGTTCGATGGCATCGATGAGTCGAGGAACCTTGTCTCTTTTCCGCTGGGCGACTGAGAATCCGCAAAAGGTGGAAAGCATCTATGTAGATAATGGGGTTTGCAACGTGTTGAGCTGGCCAGCGGGAAAATCCGTTCCTGGCAACAAGTCAAGCTCTAGTGGGAATCGTAAATCCTGGACGCTCTTTAAGCAGGCCTTCGGCTATGCCACGGACGCAGAGGCACTCAAAACCAAAGAAAGCCCGATTGATTTGTTAGAACCTCTAGCCAAAGCTGGTGTGCCGATTCTAATGGTTTGCGGAAGCAAAGACTCCGCGGTGCCGTACGAGGAAAACGACGCCATCATGGAGCAACGCTATAAGGCGCTCGGTGGTTCCATTGAAGTGATTGTGGAGAACAAGGGTCACTCCCACGGTATGAAAGATCCGACACCCGTACTCGAATTTATTAAAAAGAATACAAAATAG
- a CDS encoding sulfatase family protein — translation MINHQNASRKWKRTWLKFKKVNPRAKPRIQKLMYNNFKNDNLETMKNKRLKTALFAALSLMAFNTFAATSRPNIVLILCDDLGYGDVQCLNPEKGKIKTPHIDKIAEQGMTFTDAHSGSSVCTPTRYGLLTGRYSWRTRLQSGVVAGYKPCLITPDRLTVAGLLKKQGYTTAILGKWHLDFQYQDPVSGKILKRLNRKTQPPVGSKIPDGPLSRGFDSYHGFHHAGNMKAVIENDTVILHEDEINMLPRLSEKAVTYIEERAKSPDQPFFLYVPLGSPHTPIVPSKEWQGKSELGPYGDFVMQTDATVGIITDALAKNGFTDNTVVIFTSDNGCSKSADIRDLRKQGHHVSAQYRGSKADIWEGGHRVPFIVRWPGKTEAGSKSEQLITLVDFFATVSDITGEKAPNMAEDSVSFLPALSGKTIQSTRKGVIHHSISGHFAYRQGKWKLCLAKESGGWTAPKESQAGADAPKAQLYDMEKDPGEQNNLYLAHPEVAERLLADLTADIYNGRSTDGPKAKNDHKNIVLWKNQEAKTSTRKNRK, via the coding sequence ATGATAAATCACCAGAACGCATCCAGAAAATGGAAGCGCACCTGGCTGAAATTCAAAAAGGTAAATCCACGCGCTAAGCCAAGAATTCAAAAACTTATGTACAACAATTTCAAAAATGATAATCTGGAAACCATGAAAAATAAAAGACTAAAAACTGCCCTGTTTGCCGCGCTATCGCTCATGGCCTTCAACACATTCGCGGCGACAAGCCGCCCCAACATCGTCTTGATCCTGTGCGATGATCTCGGCTATGGAGATGTGCAATGCCTCAACCCGGAGAAGGGCAAGATCAAAACGCCGCATATCGACAAGATCGCTGAGCAAGGTATGACCTTCACCGATGCCCATTCCGGCTCGTCAGTCTGCACGCCGACGCGCTACGGACTGCTGACTGGCCGCTACAGCTGGAGGACACGGCTACAGAGCGGTGTGGTGGCGGGGTACAAGCCCTGCCTGATCACGCCCGACCGGCTCACGGTGGCCGGCTTGCTGAAGAAGCAGGGCTACACGACAGCAATACTCGGCAAATGGCATCTCGACTTCCAATATCAGGATCCGGTCAGCGGCAAAATACTGAAACGGCTTAATAGAAAAACTCAGCCACCGGTCGGAAGCAAAATCCCGGATGGACCGCTTAGCCGGGGCTTTGACAGCTATCACGGTTTCCATCATGCCGGAAATATGAAGGCGGTAATTGAGAACGATACCGTTATTCTTCATGAAGATGAAATCAACATGCTGCCGCGCTTAAGCGAAAAAGCGGTGACTTATATTGAAGAGCGCGCCAAGTCGCCCGATCAGCCCTTTTTTCTCTACGTGCCGCTGGGCTCACCGCACACACCGATAGTGCCCTCCAAGGAGTGGCAGGGGAAAAGTGAGCTGGGGCCGTATGGCGATTTTGTGATGCAGACCGACGCCACCGTCGGGATCATCACCGACGCGCTCGCGAAAAATGGCTTTACGGACAACACAGTAGTGATCTTTACGAGTGACAATGGCTGTTCAAAGTCCGCCGATATCCGAGACCTCCGCAAGCAGGGGCACCATGTAAGTGCCCAATACCGCGGTTCTAAGGCCGACATCTGGGAGGGTGGTCACCGCGTACCCTTTATCGTCCGTTGGCCAGGCAAGACTGAAGCAGGATCTAAAAGTGAGCAGTTAATCACCTTGGTCGACTTCTTCGCGACGGTTTCGGACATCACTGGAGAGAAAGCACCGAACATGGCCGAAGATAGCGTAAGCTTCCTGCCGGCATTATCAGGCAAGACCATCCAGTCCACCCGCAAAGGTGTGATTCACCATTCGATTTCAGGTCACTTCGCCTATCGACAGGGAAAATGGAAACTCTGCTTGGCCAAGGAATCCGGTGGGTGGACTGCCCCCAAGGAAAGTCAGGCCGGGGCCGATGCACCCAAGGCGCAGCTTTACGACATGGAAAAAGATCCTGGTGAACAGAACAACCTCTATCTCGCTCACCCCGAAGTCGCCGAGCGCTTACTTGCGGATCTCACTGCCGATATTTACAATGGTCGCAGCACCGATGGGCCGAAAGCTAAAAATGATCATAAGAATATTGTGCTCTGGAAGAACCAAGAGGCAAAAACGAGCACAAGAAAAAATCGCAAGTAA
- a CDS encoding glycoside hydrolase family 95 protein, translating to MKTILMLTFCLALSSFGDTAPRNYELWEPQAAPNNGRSKWESTKSSKRPKSYDHDWERWSYPIGNGYTGVSIFGRTDTERIQLTDKTLHNRGIYGKGGLTSFAEVLLDFNQQKVSNYRRSLNLNEAIAHVSYMHKKVSFKREYFASYPDNIVVIRLTADKKGSLSFTVRPEIPYLAMKQRTGSITAVDNLLTLKGTMPLFSCNYEGQIKVLNEGGSVSANAKDGTIKVSEADSVTLLIATGTNYRISAKTFRNASAKKLDPKQFPHEQVSARIQLAQDMGYAALKENHFKDYQNLFGRVSVNLNSKPSVDPTHILLQKYQKGKTNTWLEELMFQYGRYLLISSSREKSLPANLQGVWSQDYYTPWSGGFWHNINVQMNYWGSMSTNLGECFQAYTNFYKAYLPIARGHAADYVRKYNPKQLTKGGDNGWIIGTGANAYYIPSAGGHSGPGTGGFTAKLLVDYYKFTQDKKYLEEVAYPAMLSLSKFYSKVLIPHGNKLLVEPSASPEQTSSAEQVKGMPGHLKGGRNYITAGCTFDQGFVWESYSDTLSLANELGNKDPFLDTIREQITKLDPILVGADGQIKEYREENHYSDIGQPRHRHISHLCPLYPGTLINSKPEWMQAASKTLDLRGDRTTGWALAHRMNSRARLGEGDKAHEAYKRFIRERTATNLWALHPPFQIDGSLGTMAGVAEMLLQSHDNSIRVLPALPKVWKTGHFDGLVARGNFVVSAKWQEGKASLISIQSRSGGVCRVNYPGIAKATIADSNGNAVEVTREGTDQIHFSSTLGETYLIKQIQQ from the coding sequence ATGAAAACCATACTCATGCTGACTTTCTGTCTGGCACTATCTTCCTTCGGCGATACTGCGCCGAGAAACTACGAACTCTGGGAACCGCAAGCAGCTCCGAATAATGGGCGCAGCAAGTGGGAGAGTACAAAATCGAGTAAAAGACCAAAGTCTTATGACCATGACTGGGAACGCTGGTCGTATCCTATCGGCAACGGTTATACAGGCGTCAGTATCTTTGGGCGGACGGATACCGAGCGTATTCAGCTTACCGATAAAACACTTCATAATCGGGGCATTTACGGGAAGGGCGGATTAACTAGCTTTGCCGAAGTATTGCTCGATTTTAATCAGCAAAAGGTGAGTAATTACCGTCGCTCGCTCAATCTGAATGAAGCCATCGCCCATGTTTCCTACATGCACAAAAAAGTGAGCTTTAAGCGTGAGTATTTTGCTTCTTACCCGGACAATATAGTGGTCATTCGACTCACTGCGGATAAAAAGGGATCGCTTTCTTTTACTGTACGTCCTGAAATCCCCTACCTTGCGATGAAGCAGCGCACGGGTTCTATTACTGCTGTGGACAATCTTCTAACACTCAAAGGAACGATGCCTTTGTTTAGCTGTAATTATGAGGGTCAGATCAAGGTACTGAACGAAGGTGGCTCCGTGAGCGCCAATGCTAAAGACGGCACTATCAAGGTCAGTGAGGCCGATTCAGTCACGCTACTGATTGCGACGGGAACCAACTACCGCATCAGCGCCAAGACTTTCCGTAATGCTTCGGCAAAAAAGCTCGACCCCAAGCAATTTCCACATGAGCAAGTTTCTGCTCGTATTCAATTAGCTCAAGATATGGGCTATGCGGCGCTCAAAGAGAATCACTTCAAGGATTACCAAAACCTGTTCGGCCGTGTTTCAGTGAACTTAAATTCAAAGCCTTCAGTCGATCCGACGCACATCCTTCTGCAGAAGTACCAAAAAGGCAAAACCAATACCTGGCTTGAAGAACTCATGTTTCAGTATGGTCGCTACCTACTCATTTCCAGCTCGCGCGAGAAGAGCCTGCCCGCCAACCTACAGGGTGTATGGAGCCAGGATTATTACACTCCATGGTCGGGAGGATTTTGGCATAATATCAATGTGCAGATGAATTATTGGGGCTCCATGAGCACCAATCTGGGCGAGTGTTTCCAGGCTTACACCAACTTTTACAAAGCCTACCTACCCATAGCACGAGGGCATGCCGCCGACTACGTTCGCAAGTACAATCCAAAGCAGTTGACGAAGGGAGGCGATAATGGCTGGATCATTGGCACCGGAGCCAATGCCTACTATATACCCAGCGCTGGCGGACATTCTGGCCCGGGAACGGGAGGCTTTACGGCGAAACTTCTCGTCGATTATTATAAGTTTACACAGGACAAAAAATATCTCGAAGAAGTCGCCTACCCGGCAATGCTCTCCTTGAGTAAATTTTATTCAAAAGTACTGATTCCCCATGGCAATAAACTTTTAGTAGAACCTTCTGCTTCGCCAGAACAGACTTCTAGTGCCGAGCAAGTGAAGGGCATGCCGGGCCATCTGAAAGGAGGGAGAAACTACATTACTGCCGGCTGTACTTTCGATCAGGGCTTTGTCTGGGAAAGCTATTCCGACACACTGTCACTCGCCAATGAACTCGGTAACAAAGACCCCTTCCTCGATACCATCCGCGAGCAGATTACCAAGCTCGATCCTATTTTGGTCGGGGCCGATGGTCAGATTAAGGAATACCGTGAGGAAAACCATTACAGCGATATCGGTCAGCCAAGACACCGCCACATTTCTCATCTTTGCCCGCTCTATCCGGGAACCCTCATTAATTCTAAACCAGAATGGATGCAGGCCGCAAGTAAAACACTGGATCTGCGCGGCGACAGAACCACCGGATGGGCCCTGGCTCACCGCATGAATAGCCGTGCCCGCCTCGGCGAGGGCGATAAGGCACATGAAGCCTATAAGCGTTTTATTCGCGAACGTACCGCGACCAACCTCTGGGCTCTTCACCCTCCCTTTCAGATTGACGGCAGCCTCGGCACCATGGCAGGAGTCGCAGAAATGCTGCTGCAGAGTCACGATAATTCTATAAGAGTGCTCCCAGCGCTGCCAAAAGTGTGGAAAACCGGACACTTTGACGGCCTGGTGGCGCGAGGCAATTTTGTGGTCTCCGCAAAATGGCAAGAGGGAAAAGCAAGTTTGATTTCTATCCAGTCCAGAAGCGGTGGCGTATGTCGCGTCAACTACCCCGGAATCGCCAAGGCCACGATTGCAGACAGCAATGGCAATGCAGTAGAAGTCACGCGTGAAGGAACAGATCAGATCCACTTTTCTTCCACTCTTGGAGAGACTTATTTAATTAAACAAATTCAACAATAA
- a CDS encoding right-handed parallel beta-helix repeat-containing protein, translating into MKKDNMQQSRVFRGWKFLMVIIPIFGSVAMAGTELYVSPAGSDTNLGSQSKPLASLAKARDLVRSHAGKDAVTVNIADGIYYLPETLIFSPEDSGTAEFPVVYRAENEGGAVLSGGSRLNLKWSAYKDGIFQAKTPQGLEIDQVFLDGSAQRMARYPNYDAKKKTDAYQGYSADAFSKERAANWADPTGGYIHAMHLHRWGGYHYRITGKDAKGEVTYEGGWQNNRQMGMHKKFRMVENIFEELDAPGEWFHNAKTSTLYYMPAPGVDLTKAKLEVVRLRHLVEFQGSQEKPVKQIAIQGFTLRHTARTFMDCKEPLLRSDWAIYRGGAFLLTGTEDVSLLDCEFDQVGGNAIFVNNYNRRVQVKGCHIHDAGASGVCFVGDPKAVRNPRFEYKEVNDFSEIDLTPGPKTDNYPADSIVEDCLIHGIGTVEKQPAAVQISMAQGITVRDVSIYDCARSGINISEGTWGGHLIEGCDVFDTVLETSDHGSFNSWGRDRFWHLNSAPAGKLAELSLLDAVKTSVIRNSRWRCDHGWDIDLDDGSSNYDIYNNLLLAKGLKLREGFRRHAWNNVIINNGLHPHVWYLGNGDEVHGNILMSRHRPARMKRPNADAARVDKNLFYVANESQVKATSKTLGWDKNSIFAKPQFIDPSKGDFAVKDNSPAFEIGFKNFPMDQFGVKKPALRKIARTPILPMPVLTKAKAKRRPARKAPAAKQVSKTSAWLGASLQTLAGEEFSAYGVSKEDGGVILIALAKNSVAAKKGLKEGDVVQEVNGQAVRTSDALLKACGRVGNKALTLKIVRQQQSQTIVIAK; encoded by the coding sequence ATGAAAAAAGATAATATGCAGCAAAGTAGAGTTTTTAGGGGATGGAAGTTTTTGATGGTCATCATTCCAATATTTGGAAGTGTTGCAATGGCTGGGACCGAGCTCTATGTGAGCCCGGCGGGTAGCGATACGAATCTGGGAAGCCAAAGCAAGCCCTTGGCCTCCTTGGCGAAAGCACGTGATCTTGTACGATCGCATGCGGGAAAAGATGCGGTGACGGTGAATATCGCCGACGGCATTTATTACTTGCCCGAGACCTTGATCTTCTCTCCCGAGGATTCCGGAACGGCGGAGTTTCCAGTTGTTTACCGTGCTGAAAATGAAGGTGGGGCGGTGCTGAGTGGTGGCTCAAGGCTCAATCTCAAATGGTCCGCTTATAAGGACGGCATCTTTCAGGCAAAAACGCCTCAAGGCTTGGAAATCGATCAGGTCTTCCTCGATGGCAGCGCACAGCGTATGGCGCGTTATCCAAACTACGATGCCAAAAAGAAAACTGATGCTTACCAGGGCTATTCTGCCGATGCCTTTTCTAAAGAGCGAGCGGCCAATTGGGCCGATCCGACTGGTGGCTATATTCACGCCATGCACCTTCATCGATGGGGTGGCTATCATTACCGCATTACTGGCAAGGATGCCAAGGGTGAGGTGACTTATGAGGGTGGTTGGCAGAACAACCGTCAGATGGGCATGCACAAGAAGTTCCGTATGGTAGAGAATATTTTCGAGGAACTCGATGCGCCTGGCGAGTGGTTCCACAATGCCAAGACCTCCACCCTCTACTACATGCCCGCGCCCGGCGTGGATTTAACAAAAGCTAAGCTCGAGGTCGTGCGCCTTCGTCACTTAGTCGAATTCCAGGGAAGCCAAGAAAAACCTGTAAAGCAGATCGCCATACAGGGTTTTACGCTTCGTCACACCGCAAGAACTTTTATGGATTGCAAAGAACCCTTATTGCGCTCGGATTGGGCAATCTACCGTGGCGGTGCCTTCCTACTGACTGGAACTGAGGATGTATCTCTTCTTGATTGCGAATTTGATCAAGTTGGTGGCAACGCAATCTTTGTTAATAATTACAATCGTCGCGTTCAGGTTAAAGGCTGCCATATTCACGATGCAGGTGCGAGTGGGGTATGTTTTGTGGGCGATCCGAAGGCGGTGCGCAATCCGCGTTTTGAATACAAAGAAGTTAATGATTTTTCAGAAATCGACCTTACTCCGGGACCAAAAACCGATAACTATCCAGCCGACTCGATTGTTGAGGATTGCCTCATACACGGAATCGGAACAGTTGAAAAGCAACCCGCTGCAGTACAGATTTCCATGGCGCAGGGCATCACTGTCCGTGACGTTTCCATCTATGATTGTGCTCGCTCAGGCATTAATATAAGTGAAGGCACCTGGGGTGGACACCTGATCGAAGGCTGTGACGTCTTTGATACCGTGCTAGAGACGAGTGACCACGGCTCGTTCAATTCTTGGGGCCGCGATCGCTTCTGGCATCTTAACTCTGCACCCGCAGGCAAGCTCGCCGAATTATCCTTACTCGATGCGGTGAAAACCAGCGTCATCCGCAATAGTCGCTGGCGTTGTGACCATGGTTGGGATATTGATCTAGATGATGGCTCGAGCAACTACGACATTTATAATAACCTGCTACTTGCGAAGGGGCTCAAACTACGAGAAGGTTTCCGTCGCCACGCCTGGAATAATGTTATCATAAATAATGGTCTGCATCCACACGTTTGGTATCTTGGCAATGGGGACGAAGTTCACGGCAATATCCTCATGAGTCGACATCGTCCGGCACGGATGAAACGCCCCAATGCAGATGCTGCACGAGTCGATAAAAACCTATTTTATGTTGCCAATGAATCTCAAGTCAAAGCGACTTCAAAAACATTAGGTTGGGATAAAAATTCGATCTTTGCTAAGCCACAGTTTATTGATCCCAGCAAAGGGGACTTTGCTGTCAAAGACAATTCGCCTGCCTTCGAAATTGGCTTCAAAAATTTCCCCATGGACCAATTCGGGGTGAAGAAGCCCGCACTCAGAAAAATTGCCCGTACGCCAATACTTCCCATGCCAGTGCTTACCAAAGCAAAAGCGAAGCGTCGACCTGCTAGAAAAGCACCAGCCGCGAAGCAAGTTTCCAAAACCTCTGCCTGGCTCGGTGCGAGCCTGCAGACTTTGGCGGGTGAAGAATTCTC